The region TATTATACGATGTTTAAACTTAAAACAGTACTCAGTAACAATTAAATTTAAAAAGATATATGGCGGATTCTTTCTCTAAAAAAGAAAATTTCAAAAAGAAACAGCAAAAACTAAAAGAAAAGGCTCTACGTCGTGAAGAGCGTAAGGAAAACAATGATAAAGGTAAAAGCCTTGATGAAATGTTTATGTATGTAGATGCAAACGGACAACTGACGTCTACACCTCCGGATCAGGATGCAAGACAGGAAATTGATCTTGATAACATTCAGTTGGGAGCAGCTCCAATCGAAGCTGAAGAAGTTTTAAAAACAGGAATTGTAACTTTTTTAAGTGAAAAAGGATACGGCTTCATTACTGAAGATAAAACAAAAGAAAATATCTTCTTCCACAATAATAACTGCATCGATCAGATTAAAAAAGGAAACAAGGTATCTTTCGAAAAAGAAAAATCTCCAAAAGGATTTTCTGCAACGGAGATCAGACTGGTAAAATAATTAATTCTGTTTAAGATTAATTTCTCAGATATAGTAAAATCCCTCAAAAATGAGGGATTTTTTATGTAATAAACTTAATTACTGATAAAGATTTTCTCTGATTTCAATTAAAAGTTTTGTCGTTTTCTCCAGATCCGGATAATCGGGAAGAGCAGAAATAGAATGATAATGTTCAATTGACCGGATA is a window of Candidatus Chryseobacterium colombiense DNA encoding:
- a CDS encoding cold shock domain-containing protein, with amino-acid sequence MADSFSKKENFKKKQQKLKEKALRREERKENNDKGKSLDEMFMYVDANGQLTSTPPDQDARQEIDLDNIQLGAAPIEAEEVLKTGIVTFLSEKGYGFITEDKTKENIFFHNNNCIDQIKKGNKVSFEKEKSPKGFSATEIRLVK